A single Fusarium oxysporum Fo47 chromosome IV, complete sequence DNA region contains:
- a CDS encoding P-loop containing nucleoside triphosphate hydrolase protein → MAITIILGSQWGDEGKGKLTDILAPEAKLCARAALPLASFRTHQPEMVLSTHYLKRSQRSSQLTYNSMNFIGSGVVFNVPQFFKELQDLSDKGLEAVHDRIRVSDRVHIDLQLHIAADGLEEQELGGIGPSYSCKAARSGIRLADVFNPKLFEQKLRRLADGYRKRYGDLFKYDVEEELAQFEEYRHKLRKYSVDGVSFMKSAQKSNTPILIEGANALMLDLDYGSYPLTKQYVTSSNTSLAGIIGGLTLDPTKITEIIGVVKAYTTRVGSGAFKTEDTGDLTCQGNIHWSQTSMRMLDVLDTFETIRVATAYKIDGKEIDSYPADLDILDQCEVVYKDFPGWQTPTTNAKSFEDLPKEARAYVEFIEEYVGVKVKYIGTGPDREAMIKRD, encoded by the exons GAGATGAGGGC AAGGGAAAGCTGACCGATATCCTTGCCCCGGAGGCTAAACTCTGCGCTCGCGCTGCT CTTCCACTTGCTTCCTTCCGGACTCATCAACCCGAAATGGTATTATCAACCCATTACCTGAAACGCAGCCAGCGATCGAGCCAATTGACATATAACAGTATGAACTTCATCGGCTCCGGAGTAGTCTTTAACGTGCCGCAATTCTTCAAAGAACTACAAGATCTATCGGACAAGGGACTAGAGGCAGTCCACGATAGAATTCGTGTGTCTGACCGAGTGCACATCGACCTACAGCTGCATATCGCAGCTGATGGACTAGAGGAACAGGAGCTCGGAG GTATCGGACCCTCTTATAGCTGCAAAGCTGCG CGAAGTGGCATTAGACTGGCTGATGTTTTCAACCCCAAGCTGTTCGAGCAGAAACTTCGACGTTTGGCCGACGGCTACCGAAAGCGCTACGGAGATCTCTTCAAGTACGACGTCGAAGAGGAGCTTGCCCAATTCGAAGAATACCGACACAAGTTGCGCAAATATTCTGTTGATGGAGTATCCTTTATGAAGTCAGCGCAGAAGAGCAACACTCCCATTCTGATCGAGGGAGCGAAT GCCCTCATGCTCGATCTTGACTATGGTTCATATCCT CTGACGAAGCAGTACGTAACATCGTCCAACACTTCGCTCGCCGGTATTATCGGCGGACTTACCTTGGATCCCACGAAGATCACAGAGATCATCGGAGTCGTCAAGGCTTACACGACAAGAGTGGGCTCGGGAGCTTTCAAGACCGAAGACACGGGAGA TCTAACGTGCCAAGGGAACATCCACTGGTCGCAGACGTCGATGCGGATG CTCGATGTTCTGGACACCTTTGAGACAATCCGCGTCGCAACAGCCTACAAGATCGATGGCAAG GAAATCGATTCATACCCAGCTGATCTGGATATCTTGGATCAATGCGAGGTTGTGTACAAGGATTTCCCAGGATGGCAAACACCTACGACAAATGCGAAGTCCTTCGAGGATCTACCAAAAGAAGCGCGTGCATACGTTGAG TTCATTGAGGAATACGTCGGAGTCAAG GTCAAGTACATCGGCACCGGCC